Genomic window (Bradyrhizobium sp. 186):
CCGGCGAAGCTGATACACCAACCCTGGCGGGCGACGCCGATCGAGCTGGCGAGCGCCGGCATTGAAGTCGGCACGGCCGATCATCGACCACGCCAAGGGGCGCGAGCGCGCGTTAGCCGCCTACGCAAAGATCCGCAAAGGTTGAGCGTTGCTTTGACACAATTTCGAATCCCGCTATCGTCGCTGCATTCAAACAGTGGGGGACGATATGGACGACGATAAACCCGTAACCGAACAGGCGATGGCGACGATCACCACCGCCGTGGAAGCGACCAAGGACGCCGCGGTCAGCGCCGTCAAGAAGGTCAGGAAAGCCGCCAAGAAGGTCGCGAAAAAGGTCACGAAGAAAGTAGCGCCGAAGAAAGCTTCCA
Coding sequences:
- a CDS encoding histone → MDDDKPVTEQAMATITTAVEATKDAAVSAVKKVRKAAKKVAKKVTKKVAPKKASKKKAKKATKKAAMKSSKKAAKKTAKKAPKKAAKKSSKKVAKKKKKAKR